The genomic interval taaaaagtgctttaattattatacatatatatagttgttgtaagTCAGTGCCGAGGTCGAGGCACTACAaggggtgtctgcatagagaaagtaaggaaatgagaaaaaattaaagttgatattcttGATGATCACACCGGTAGCTCTGGGGATTCGGCAActtggcttgcttcttatgttggtacccTTACTCGCACATATGCATCGATCGCTACATCCTTCTAGGCCAAAGTTTCCAAAGATAAGAAAGATCACATCAAAAATCGTTACTTGGTAATAAGTTACTTAGCtaaaatttaagtataacatgttaatttataattagtttgtatttatactaattgtttatagtTTTTTGAAGGATGAGTTTGAACTTACTTTTGGCCGGCGAGAGGATCGACTAACGATTGAGGAGCTGATGTCCAATGTATttcggaggtacaaaggtcAATACCATGCACACTATCAGAAGTTCAATACTGAACAGAGGCGCGTCAAAATCCATTTCAAGCAATGCCACCAAtgccaccaaacgaatgggagaaggtttgtgatatatttgaaaattctgcttatcaggtaattttgctgctattttttttataatatatgatatatgtattaaacatatagacataaggtttttttttttgcttttttttttttttttgcttttttttagCAATGCAGTATTGcgaacaaagcaaataaataaaatttaacgaTACACCATCATACGAGTTCTCGATCTTTTTATcgtttatttgaaaaaatggtaaCGTTATACAAGTCCTcttaaaacattaacatatatactttttttatttaagttctaatatagatttccCTATTGCAGCAAGAAGAAAGTTCTATTGATTATAATCTAACCTAATTGTAtgtcaaaatacataaaaatcgtgatggtatTTTGACCAGTATCGAAGAAGATGCAAATTGCGTAAGTTTAcgtttttttaattcaattgtctaataatatttttgttacttataataattttaattttttttgtaggacaagatgatattaCTTAAGCAAACTACTGCTGATCCATTTGATGAATCAACTGTCAACGATGCTTagatcttttctcaagttctttgaccacgttctggatatttgaggggcttagGACATTGCGTGAAGTCATTCTCAATATCATCATCCTCTTTTCAAGTCAGGTTGAATGACAAAACTCATGAGTTAGAGGAAGCAAGGCTTGAGATAGAACATTTaaggtccaaggaaaaagacTTGTTGACCCGATTTGATCAAGTAGCGAATTTAGAGGTAAGATTAGAGAAAAACATACAGAAGAAGCTTGAGATTGAATctcaaaaaatgtttgaacagtgGCAATcgatgatgtcccaaaactctatgccacatCCACAATcctagaatttatttttctttaattgtcatTTTATTATTCTGTCCCAAAGAATTTGaataaatgtgatatttaaattatattatttaatattagtacaatatttttaattaaaatcaattatgTATCATGAgtactgttcgaacggaaaatatccAGTTTGAACCATAAATCCTTTTACCTTGCGTTtgaacagaaaaacaaaaccatttgAACAATATGAGAAAACTCTAGTCCATTTGAAGTACTACAAAACCTAGAGCTTGAAGGGACTCCCGTTTGAACGGtcgttttatatatttgaactGGTGATTGatctgaattattgcatattttatatatttagaattaatatatttttaattattttattattggttttagatgaaaaaatgattAAGAGGCATTAATCCAAGTTGTGATCTAAATTGATTAATAGCATAATTTATGCTTGATTTTAATACATgtgatttaataatattttttcacatgcacacacttttaatattttattctttattctttgtctagtttttttttttttttttttgtcttaagttatttatttattttctttgtctagttttgtttttgtttttacttatttgtttttgtttttgttttgttttgcaacCCCCAAGCTACTGCACAACCATGCACCAAACCACCGCACGGCCTGCAGCCCCGGCAACACCACCACCCCATGCATGAGCATGAATAACCACATTCACGTAAACCTCCGCTCAATTCCTTCATCTTCATACACAATGCCACAACCAAGCCTCCATGCAAAAACCACCATCTACCACTTCCGTGCCCAGCTAAGCTGCACCTCCACGAAAAAAAACATGCAGCGCCCCATCGCATGCACTGCCACCGTGAAGCCTCCTCCTGCACCACGGCAACCTCTGTTTCTCTACAACAAAAACAGAGCACTTGCTCTCCTTCCTTGCCAACCTCCGTGCGCCACGGCCCAGCCACCCCGTGTCCTCAAAAGGAGATCAAGCCTACACCGTCAGTCCCACACGAAGCCCGTGCCACCATCGGAAGCCCCCATGCACGCCGCAGCAGCCACGGAAGTGAAGCCCAGTAGCACCATCGCCTCGGCCACTACCTCCGTCTCTCCCTCTCGCTCAACACTCTCTCCCCAcctctcagtctctctcattCCCATTACaccgaaaaagaaagaagaaggaaggatggagagaaacaaaaagaaaaaaaatgaaagaagcaATTCACGCTGGAAGAGGCAAGAAGTTGGCTAGGGGACAAAAAGCTGGctgagaaataaatttaaatttatgtcatTTAACTTTCTTGCACTTTTACTTTCCGCTCATTTAAATTTATGTCATTTAATTTTCCTGCACCTTTAATTTCTACAATTTAAAttaatgtcatttattttttttgctcctttaaattttagtttattaattctagcaattttaatttactattttgtattttaatattttacttttcatcATTGCACTCAAATCCAACAAACTTGAATCTGGTTCACGACcagtaaattttctttttcattgcaCTGTTCTATTCATTGTAcatatcatcattttatttttattttctgattgtaaatattttcacaattttacaCGAGTTTGATTTTTAAGCACTTTCTTTGAGGAGACAATCTTGGAacttattcttaattattaagcgACAATCTCCTACACTTAGGATAGCCTTTatgctactcattttttagtgagtcaacTGGTAGCAATCGTGTttgaacaacaatttttttgttcgacACTTTGTCCGTTCGAATAGGATCAAAACGATTTGGTCGCTCAAATAGAGTTTTTGTACCGTTCGAACTGTTCAAGTTTGTTCGAACAGAATGATTTCCATTCGAACGGGTTTTTGGAATGAAAATATTTCGTATCAGAAaaaattctcgttcgaacgcCTACGAATGGATCTGCCCAATTTCATCCCTAAgagtattttttgggacgaaaatcaaaTTTGGTCTCAAAAAACCTTTTAAGAATTTGAGACAACTTAGAGACGAATTGTTTTCAAAAATGgggtttttgggatgaaatgatTTGTCCCAAAAAACCATTTCTCTAGTAGTGCATCCTACACAGATCGAGAAACATAGCCAAGTGcttttaaaaacaattattgaaAAGTTGGTCACAGGTGTGACCAATCGAGGGGAAAATGAGCGGTTGGTCACAGacgtgacgttggaaaaatattgtaaagttcATAAGATGAAGGTTAACATTTATGGCGATCATACTGGAGGTGAAGAAGAACCAACGGCTTGGTTTGCTTCTCATTTGGGTGCTCTTACACTGACTTATACGCCTTTAACTACGAGTTCATGGCAAAAAGTTTCCTAAGATGTCAAATAGTTTATTAAGAAGCGCTGTTTGgtaattatttaattcatttatcaaattatttaatgtctatgcaaaatatagaatatgcaaTTAATTTGTTCGTGAGtcttattttttcaagaatgactttgaactaaattttggttggAGGGAGGAGTGCAAGACTGTTGATGAGCTTATGTGTAATGCATTTCGGAAATATAAGGCCAGATGTCGTGAGCATTACAATAAGTTCGAGAACAAGGACGATGCACCCCAaaatccttttcaggatgtccaaCCTTCAAATTGGGAGaaattttgtgatatgtttgatgATCCTGCATTTAAGGTAAATAAATAACTTGTTTTACATGTCATCATTTATAATCTTGCTTGctaatatttacaatttctaTGCAGGAgcaaagttctataaacaaagcaaatagatcgaacttgaagatttattattatgcagGCTTAAGAACTTTTCACTGCCTCTCTAAAAAGttggtaagtttatttttttctcaagtttattgtttgttgtattctattgactttatttttataaaatatttgtcgTGTAGCAAGACTCAGATAACAATTAcaatctgacaaaattatatgctacatCACATAGTAATTGTATTGGAGATTGGACTTATCACAATGTCCgtgaaaattatataagtattattatctttttcaattaaatgtatttatatatttgtggcaatactaatttttttttatgtgtacgAAAATATGGTTGCCCTGCGGACTGAGTTTGCAATTGATCAAAATTTTACAACAAGTGATCATGTGGAAATTTTTACAATGGTTCTGAGTCCATGTTCAGGCTATCTTAGGGGTTTGGGTCATTGTGTCAAGCCCTCTAGCTCGTCCTCATTGTCCAATAATGCCTCTAACACTTCTAGAGTATTAGAGGAAGCAAGGTCAGAGATCTAGGAATTGAGGACAAACCAGTATGAGTTAGTTAGCTGCCCAACGAGTTGACTTGGAGATGTGAATGAAACAATAAGAAGAGCAACAAGCAGAGTTTAGGAGAgaaatgcaactccaaatgtAGAAgtttatgcaacaattcaggcctccaagcaactaatttaatttatagatcAGATTTTCAACTCTCTTTTGTATTATGAAAACTACtgttttatttagttggtttgCATTTACAAGactatttttatgtttgttgaACATGTACTAAtgtattttaagattttatttatgtgTATGATGTTTTCTATTAAtgggttgaaaaaaatattaaactattcaaacacaaaaaaacagtTTGAACAGTTAATAAGTGCCAACCATTATTCAAACGGTGTAATCAAGACATTTGAACATAATGCCTAAACTGCATTCAAACAACCATCAGGCAAATCTAACATTACACAACTATTCGAATAATACACTAAATCTTCGAACGAATTTGAATGGAAAAATGTTTGAATGTCAAAATGGAAGTTCGAACTATCAActacaaacgttcgaacgttaatatttttagttcgaacattcaactatatatgttcgaatattatataacatttgAACTTATATTGTGACGTTTGAACGGAATCTTGTTCGAACCGAATTTAATCAATCGAACAAATGTTGTAGTGCATGATTTGACCAAAATTATGGACTTCTAGAGATGTGTTAATGATCCGATTATGTCACTTTATTTATACACTTATTGGACCTTACAGACATTACCTAAATCTTATATTTGGCAATTATACAATGTATGATTTATGATGTTTTAAATCCattagtttgaaatattttcaacacaatGGTTTCCTCCACAATGTATACGGTTTTTCTCTTCCAAAAGTAAGTTTAGTGTTATCAATGAAATCAGGAtgtcatttctctttctttttttaaaaaaagaaaaaagcaatcGCTCAGACTCATGCTTTATCTTGGTTGAGATTCATTACACATatatcattttctctttctaaaaataattaacaaaccTGTGCTGTAACAAATTTCGAATTAGTTCCAATTTTACAAATTCCATTCAATAAAGATAACAGAAAGCACATGGACTCCCACGTGAAGATTTATAGTTCGCTTATTTAAAAAACACgagattaaatttgaaaaataaaagaaaatttctcaatactaaacaaattttaaaaaataaacgaaaCAAAAATCGCCGGCTTAGAGTAGTAATCTCCCCTCCCACTAGACCACCAAGTGGTGGCGAAGTTCGAGTACCTCCATTGTGCTTGGGATTGTTACTACATCCCATTTTGATATTGAAAAGTTGGCTTGGCAATaagtgatattaatatatatatatatatatatgtgtgtgtgtgtgtgtgtgtgtgtgttgcttTGGCTCAtcccattttattttgatggtTAGCCAACTTTTAGAACTATAAGGAAATTAGCCATAATTATATTGTTCTTGAACTACTCCATTAATAAAgttgtttataaaattcaaGATGCTATTTATTTATAGACAATGAAGGCATAATAATATGATACAATATCTAGCTAGACTAATGCATGCGTACTATGATACAATATGGCATATAGTCAATTtatacacatgcatgcacacattAATAATGCTACAAATGATCAGTACTGAACATAGAATAACATTTCACAACTTATAATTAACTTCTACTTTAATTTAAAGCAATTGCCAGATCTGTTTTACGTGATAATTAACCATCACATGACACTGCAATTTTCGGTACTGTCAGGAGCCTTTGAGACGTCGCCTACTACTTTTGATGTCATGTTTGCAGCTTGTCTTGCAAAGAATTTGCCGATTCGATCACGTTTCTGAAATTTgaacaattacaaatataataagtGTGTAATTGATCTATAGAGCATATACACAAAGCTAAAACAACAAATGGAGATTATTGGTTCATCATTCTAATTTATCTTGTATGCATGCccgaaattaaagaaaatgtcCAAAAAGAAACAATTCGATGAAGATTTATAAGCTGGTTTCATGTAGAAGGGACTAAATAGTCATCATAGTGCTTTTAATAATCATCGACTCGACCTACCCCATTAGTAATCGTTCCCATAGAGAACATCTTCTTTATTCGTATTAGTATGAAATGTACATTAATTAGATTTAAGGTAGTCAATTTTTGACACAAATCAGACATGAAATAACACAATTAGGGTGAGAGTATTCTAGTTTGGGTTAATTCATGTCGACCCAAATTGACCAAATCAAGAATCGGGTCGTATCGGAATCTAGTTTCTTTAAATGAAAGGGAGATAGATAGTATTCAGGCTTATGGGTCAATCCATTTTCTTTTGGGGGATAGAAATAGTCGATGTTGTTATCTCTTCTATAGAGAAAATTCTTGGTGATCTGTTCATTAAAGAAGCAAGATACTTGGCTGGAGAGAGTGACCAAGTCCAACAGTAGCAAACTGAGATCAAATGAATCCAATGTTTACATGAGAAAGATGCAGATGCGAAACTTCATGAAAACGAGACCATGCATAAACAACTTGGTTGAAAGCGTAAGAGATATTGCTTATGATGTCGAAGATGTCGTTGAGACATATGCCTTCAAAGATTCATCCATGAGGGGTGCCGTACGTAGGCATAGAGAATTTACTCAAGAGGTTTGCTTGCATCTTAGCCAGGTCAAACGAGTCGCGTGTGGTGTCCAGTTGACCCGATCGAACGCGTATAAATAAATGGATTTATGTGTTGTGTCAGGTTGacctataaaataaactatCAGGTTTGGGTCAAACGTGTTTgacttgtttattatttattttgattttcggtcgagccaaaattgataGAACCAACACAACATGACTCTTCTCGCATCCTTAATTAGATAAAGCAAAATTACTTGATATTTATTTCACATATGAACATATGAATTTATTAATTGGTCATGAAAAGTCTTTCAGCCCCAATTATTTTATCTAGGAAATTAaagttttatcaaatttttcaaaatcacataTCTAACAATGAATTCTAATATTGTATTTGACTTTGATATCACATGGAAAAAAGTGAATGCGAGAATTACCCGGCGAGGTATGTTTGCAACTTTTCGATTTGCAATTTTTTCCTGCATCAATTAAGAAGTTGCTTTTATAAGTAACAACGTCTCACATATAATTGAGAAATGTTTTCATCCTTTTAACAATGGTAATAGGATTCAAACTGActtgtatatatgataaaaaaaaaatgatatatatagtcATGGAGTGCGTAACTGCcgcacaatcattttgaaaaaaagtaaataaatatgagacccacatgaaaaaaaaactaactttttTTCGTAGTAAaccccactatttttcaaaacgattgcacggTTCTTGCGCATTCTacaactgtatgtagcattactctatatgAAATGTATGGATCATGTGTGTGCAACAAAAGTATTGGACATAAGATAGAGAGGTAGAAGACAATACTAGAAATGCTAattgtacttaagaaaaatatataaaaaattaatttattcacatgtcagttattgatatgttgaaaattataaaatcttaaactcaaaattttgattttcaaaagaaatctaataaattgattctacattttttataaataaaactgtaAGTATGTGTAACAGTAGTcattaaattatattcatttctATCTTCTTGGTTTGGATGGTTTTCCTAGATCAATAAATTGGTCTTGGCAGCCAGAAGTCTAACACGGTATGTTGCTAGCAAGCCTTTGGTCGACTTACAAATTAAACCAAGatagggaaaaaagaaaaaaggaaaaagaaattaaaaataagttgcTCAAGACtaaaaattgttattttcttgttttgaacGAAGAATTGATAAAATTGCCTAAAAATATGTATCGTTTTACTAGTACGTTaaatattcttgtttttatCAACAATTAGAAGTCACAAATAGGCTAATAAGTAATTTCATTATCGATATTTCATGTGGCTTATAATAGGGAAACATGTCATCCAAGTGTGAGGGAAACATGTACCTGACAcgtggaaaaagaaagaagggaatTAATACAATTACATGTTAATTATAATGAGAGTTTTACCAGCTGGTTAGATGCATTTGCGACTTCTTCATTTTCCTACagcaaaaaatatttgttggtcAGGAAGAAGTCACGCATGCATGGTTGATACACAAATTTAAACACACATGATAAgtacgcatgcatgcatatacatCCATATTACCATTGCTTGTTGATATATCAATTTTCTATGCGTCATTGCTTGTTTTCAAGAAGCTCCAATGAGCCAAATCAAGCTTATAATATGTGTGCAGTTTATTAgggaagaaaaattctatttataattagCCTTTGTGGATACATACTTACTAATTAAGTGCTAACATGCTATAATATATAGGATTCagaagagaaattttaaaatttgaattttacaaatcaaatcttataatttaagtgATGTGGTTTGTACACTATACACCGGattgataatagaataactccATTTAGGAAAAATATGAGCCAAGTCGCGCGAGTGTAAGCAAATGAAAGGTGGATATGATTGAATGAGAAAGGGATATGGTCGAATATATTAGGATTAATTAGGAAAGAATTTTAGAGTATTCTCACACTTATCCTACAATATGAGTATGATTTTTAATGTAATCAAGAAGGGACCGATCCAATTGATTGAGAAATTTGAATTCCAAACCAACTGGAGTAATAACGAAATCGGTTCGTTCAAACTCAACTCGTtccaaattcaatattattttaaccTAAATAAATAGTTACTATCCATTCCGAGTTAAAATAGAGAGGATTCTATTCCATCTAGGACCATGGCACCCTTACAAAACTTGcataggaaaaaacaaaaaaaattcaattaaaaaacacGAGATAGATCAAGAAGTagaagatatataatatatatatatatatatataaaagaaagattaCCTTGTAATTAAAGTCATCTAAATCTGCTTCATGAGTTGCAATGTTTTCCTAAatcaaaaaatatacatatgatCACAAAGAAGTCGAGCCTAGCTAGCTAAGAATATATGGCGTTTATCATGTTAACAAGAGTACTGATCATAAGACTCAAATTTACTGGTATAAAATAAGAgcaatgctagatacagtcccCATTTGAGGACTGCAATATAAGCCTAggcaattttatctttaatttgttttaaaattacaaaattatccctcctgaaatgatattttttcttatttaataaaggGTCTGCACATGCAGTCCCCAAGtggggactgcaaatagaatttctcataaaataaacaataacgATACCACATTTAAGTAGAAGACATTAATTATACCTGATGATCCGATAATTCAGAGACATATTGACCttcattttcattgtttttgACCTACACCAAAGATTGCTTTATCAAAAAGTCACGTAGGATTAAGAaacttgttttttaaaaaaaaaaaaaaaaaaattgtaagagatatataaaataaaattaatcagaTTTGCAAGCATAAAAGATCACCATCATGTGATCGTGGAACACGTACGATTGCcatacatattattatatagatctAAGAAGAAGTACAAGACACAAATTAGTCGATCGATTAAAGAGAGAATTACTTGGCCATATTCATCTACGTCTTCTTTGATTTTACCATCGTTTTCCTGCATGACAAAGTTGTTGCAGCTATTAGAAGGGGAATTCAACAAAATTATTGTTACATATATACAGGCATGGAACCAGAACTACGTGATTGAGGAGGATCCAACTTcagcataaaaataaaaatatactaaatattaattaatattaaaaatcaacTTATATCTATTTAGGCCTTGTTTAGattcagaaagtgttttaattcatcttatttcagcattacaactttattaaatttccacataaaatataataaacagcattcaactttttcaaattctaaaacaataataatattaaaaattaatattctaacaatatttttgtagctttcatttttcatctaaaactatctcatcccatctttaaatccaaaccagcccttagtgtgtgtgtatatatatatatatatgtataagattTCATGGATTGTTCTAGGGTAATATTAATGGAGGACTCCCATTCCAACCCCTAATTAGTTCGAATAAGATGGGTATGAGGGGGATCGAGCCATCATGTGTGTATGAGCGTGCCGAGGACGAATCTAACAAACATGGTTTCATTGAGATCTTTTTGTTCTATACTAACTATAAATCTAACAGACATAATTATTAGTACTACACTAACTATAAAGTCAACAAAGATGTTATACCTGAACTGGGTCTACTGCTGTTTCCGATGAGCGTTTGATGTTCCGGCGGAGTAAAGCGTAGTTGTCCAAGAAGACTGCATGATGGTGTTGAATCCTTTTGTTCCGGTAACATAAGGAGCAGAGGTCATAGCTATTACTAGAAGAATCAAAGCATTTGATGCAAGTGAAATACACTCCATTAAGAAACGTTTCGCAGCCACGACAATACAGTAGCCTCTTGCTTTGATACAGATAGAACAAGATGATAAACTCGTCGAAATCCAGGCTGCCATCACCATTTACGTCTAGATCCTTGAACAAAGAACAAGCAACACTTTCTGGATAATTTTCTTGCATGGAGAAATCCAAGAAATCAGTTAGGCTCATGCTCTTATTGTTTTCCAACTTCATCTTTCTGAAATCATCTTGGGCTTTCTCCTGTTGCTGCTCTGTCAAGTTTACGTAATAAGCTTTAGCAACCTCACGGATCTCCTCCATTTTCCCTTACAATAATTTTGCAATTTTATTGCGTGGACAACCCTCATATTTATGCATGGATCTGCTACAATGCCGAAGGCCAGTGGTTATGACTGAACGTTGCATTTGTTCACATGCTGTTCAAATGCACCCTGAGCACATGCTTAGGTCACATGCTTAGGTCACCACTATGAGCatattagcattttctttattttttaaatattaaaaaataataataatactgaTACCCAAGAATTGTTAATAGcgaaataaaatttatag from Juglans microcarpa x Juglans regia isolate MS1-56 chromosome 4S, Jm3101_v1.0, whole genome shotgun sequence carries:
- the LOC121263476 gene encoding uncharacterized protein LOC121263476; this encodes MEEIREVAKAYYVNLTEQQQEKAQDDFRKMKLENNKSMSLTDFLDFSMQENYPESVACSLFKDLDVNGDGSLDFDEFIILFYLYQSKRLLYCRGCETFLNGVYFTCIKCFDSSSNSYDLCSLCYRNKRIQHHHAVFLDNYALLRRNIKRSSETAVDPVQVKNNENEGQYVSELSDHQENIATHEADLDDFNYKENEEVANASNQLEKIANRKVANIPRRKRDRIGKFFARQAANMTSKVVGDVSKAPDSTENCSVM